In a genomic window of Colius striatus isolate bColStr4 chromosome 2, bColStr4.1.hap1, whole genome shotgun sequence:
- the HEY2 gene encoding hairy/enhancer-of-split related with YRPW motif protein 2, protein MKRPCEETTSDSDMDETIDVGSENNYSGQSNSSVIRSNSPTTTSQIMARKKRRGIIEKRRRDRINNSLSELRRLVPTAFEKQGSAKLEKAEILQMTVDHLKMLQATGGKGYFDAHSLAMDFMSIGFRECLTEVARYLTSVEGLDTSDPLRVRLVSHLSTCASQREAAAMTSSMAHHHHPLHPHHWAAAFHHLPAALLQPNGLHASEATPCRLSSDVPPHGSALLTATFAHTDAALRVPTAGSVAPCVPPLSTSLLSLSATVHAAAAAATAAAQSFPISFTSAFPMLPPSAAAAAVAAATAITPPLAVSATASTQQAGSGGGTKTYRPWGTEVGAF, encoded by the exons ATGAAGCGACCTTGCGAGGAAACTACCTCAGACAGCGACATGGATGAGACGATAGACGTGGGGAGTGAGAACAACTACTCGGG GCAAAGTAATAGTTCTGTCATTCGATCAAATTCCCCAACAACAACGTCTCAGATTATggccagaaagaaaagaagaggg ATTATAGAAAAAAGGCGCCGTGATCGTATAAATAACAGTTTATCAGAGCTGAGGAGGCTTGTGCCaactgcttttgaaaaacaa GGATCTGCCAAAttagaaaaagcagaaatactgcAAATGACAGTGGATCATCTGAAGATGCTGCAGGCGACAGGAGGTAAAG GTTATTTTGATGCTCATTCCCTGGCCATGGATTTCATGAGCATTGGCTTCCGGGAGTGCTTGACAGAAGTCGCAAGGTACCTGACTTCGGTGGAAGGTCTCGACACGTCCGACCCGCTGCGTGTTAGACTCGTGTCTCACCTGAGCACCTGTGCCTCTCAGAGGGAAGCTGCTGCGATGACTTCCTCCATggcccaccaccaccaccccttGCACCCGCACCATTGGGCAGCTGCCTTTCACCACCTCCCAGCCGCTTTGCTGCAGCCGAACGGACTCCATGCCTCCGAGGCCACCCCATGCAGACTCTCCTCAGATGTGCCCCCCCACGGCTCTGCCCTGCTCACGGCCACCTTTGCTCACACTGACGCTGCCCTCAGAGTCCCCACCGCCGGCAGTGTCGCTCCCTGTGTCCCTCCTCTCTCTACCTCCCTCCTGTCCCTCTCAGCTACTGTTCATGCTGCAGCGGCAGCAGCTACGGCCGCTGCCCAGAGCTTCCCCATCTCCTTCACCAGCGCCTTCCCCATGCTTCCACCCAGCGCAGCCGCCGCTGCCGTGGCTGCTGCAACGGCCATCACCCCTCCGTTGGCCGTATCGGCCACAGCCAGCACTCAGCAGGCTGGCAGCGGGGGCGGCACTAAAACCTACCGGCCGTGGGGGACTGAAGTTGGAGCCTTTTAA